Below is a window of Rattus rattus isolate New Zealand chromosome X, Rrattus_CSIRO_v1, whole genome shotgun sequence DNA.
CTTGAAACTAGCAGAGATTAGGAGACCTCCCACAGTCAAGTGACAAACAGGAATGACTCCTGCCTGtgtgtttagttttggtttcACCAGAGTGAATTGTTACTCTTCTCCCAGTAACAAATGCACAGAATGCTTCTTTCTCAAGTCAAACAGTTCACAGAACAGTGAGGGAACACACCAGGAGGGAAATTGTCAAATTTGTCCTGAAGCTCTGTGCATTCCTGGTGTGGCCTACACTTCTAAGAAGGTACAAATGAAGACCAAGTGCTGGGTTGACCATATTGAAGAAAACACCAGCATTGTTCTTAAAGCACTTAGTGTTATAAACCATCACCTCCAAAGGCACTGCCCTATAGCTCTTACCTCAGCGAGCAAAATAACAGAGGTGCATGTCCTTGGTATGCATAGAGAAAGGATTGACTGTCATTTGTCCTCCAGAGGAAATAGTGTCTAAAAGGCCCAGGCAGCAATGGTATTTGTCTTCTGCCAAATACCATGACATTAGGCATGATAGTGAACAAGGACAGCTAGGCTGAGCAGACTCAGGCCAAACCAGATCCATCTCATCTTGAGTCAGAGGCACTACCCAGAAAGAAGCCTGTATATCAGCATGACCCACAGGACCAATAGGCACTCTAGAAGCCCCACGACAACATAGGCAGCAGCATTCAGGCCAAAAATGGGGCTTAGTCACTGGCCAGTGATATAGGCACTGAGGCCATTGACATTGGTGTCCTTTGTGAAGATCTACAATGTATGCAATCCTGAGAGCTACAGGCATGCTGGACCAGGTGGTTCCTTTCCTCACAGGAACAATGAGAGGTTATGGTGGTGAGGCATTTTTGCTTGGCAGTTCCTACCAGTTGGAGTCTATCGCCaagtcttcctctcctttttcacAGTGCCCCCAAGCAGTGGAACCAAGATGCCGTCACTTTTCTTGTGATAAGCACAGGCAATGTGCCAGCCAGGAGACGTATGTTGGCACTTACTCTTGGCTTTCCACTTGGGTTCACCCCAGATCTTTTGCTTGATTGACTCCACCTACACTTTCCTCTGGGTAGACACAGATTACAAATCATAGCTAAAAACTCTTACCCTGTCTGCCTATTGATGTGGCCCTGGAATCTTTCTAACCTCTAGTAAAGGCCAAGAAAGTACTTACAGAGCAAGGGGCTAAGAAACTAGGGACTAGAGGGCTAGAGGTCTTATAGGAATCCTGTTCAAGCAGCCAGCTAACTTTCCCTCTCTCTGGCCCTCCATTTTCCTTGGCTCCTGCCCTTACAAgaacaaaaaatttaaagttaaaacatacacacaaggctggagagatggctcagtgtttaagagcactgactgttcttccagaggtcctgagttcaaatcccaacaaccacatggtgggtcacaaccatctgtaagtgaAATctgatcttctggtgtgtctgaagacagctgcagtgtacttatatataataaataatttaatcttaaaaatgcacacaatgcatacacacacagttctctctctctctctctctctctctctctctctctcacacacacacacacacacacagacacacacacacacacacacacacacacacacacacacacacacacacacacacacacacacacactggaccaCATTAAGAAGATTCAAATCATAGTCCTACACTCTACAGCATAAGCTGCTGGACCCAGGACTAGATTAACCATAAATTTGCTATAGGCTTACTTTCTAATAGCCCTGTAAATTCAGCTCAAGGCTATGCCATCTTGGGCCTAGTCAACCAGCCAAGAAAGGCATCTAGATGGTAGAAGAAAGGAGCATCTCATCTATGAGTGAGCACCACAAAAGGTCACCAAATACCTCAAAGGCCCATGATCTCTTTTTAGAGCATTTCCTCTGTCTTACACTGTCTTCTAAAGCAATTGAGAGCTCTGAATCATaagaaaggcagaggagggtAAGTATGAGCCGGAAAGGAAAGAATGGGCTAAGTGAATGTTTCCTGGATCCAGTCCTTTTTAATGGGCAGTAACTCACATATGCAGTGAAAAGACAATACAAACTCTCTCCTTCTTGTAAGGTTCACAATACCAAAAGGCCTCTTTGTTTATGCGACAGCCCTTTAATAAGTACAAGGGCATTGATCCAGCCATAGACCTGAAAGACCTAAAGATGACAAAAGATGAGACTTAATTCTGCCGTTCTTATGTCATCAGCACACTTTATGGGACAGAGATGGCTAGGTCCCCAAATTGAACTTCAAATTTCAGtgtacttaaacaaacaaaaaaagtataaTCTGGTTTTACCCCAGGTCCCTGAGTTATCtaatctctggttcttggtcacctaagTAGTACCAGGTAAGGTTCCAGCTCATGAAATGAACTTTTCAGGCaaaccagacattggttggtcactcccacaagctttgtgccagaATCGCACTACCGTATCTTGAAGCCAAAATAgactgtagatcaaaggttttagGGCTGGGTTGCTGtatacatttctcctttggtagcctCAGAGTACCTTCTCAAACAAGAGATACTAGAACACAAGGCTGAAGGTTCAATGTAGGCACCAGCTAgacctctccatgttcaatgaattgtATGGGGTTTGTCTCCAGGAATGAggtcttgctgtcagtttgtggagagcaacttACTGTCATGGCGACAGCCTTTGTTGTTTAGGAATTTCCACAGGATCTTTCCTAATGGTCTTTAAAAAAAGGTGATAAAATGGCTCCCAATGATGTTGTCCTATACTCCTAGATCAGagcttgctcagccatcatcaaagaagcttctttctacagcagatgggaacacagagacccacagctcgACATTACCCatagagtgagagaccttgagaCAGCCTGCTCTAAACAGGATGTATCCACCAAATCCCAtccctcagagttcagggaagcctgcagaagagaaggcagagagaatatAAGAACCAGaagagatggaggacaccaggagaatggGACCCTCTGAATCAACAGGAACAAAGCtcatctgaactcacagagactgaaacagcaagctcagggcctgcacaggtctgaaccaggtcctctgcttatatattatggctttcattttttaatgtttttatggggTTCCTAAGTGTGGGAACTAGTAGGATCTCtggttctttctgccttttcttgggctcttttccttctattggtcTGTCCTGTCCGACTTCGATATGCTAGCTTGTGTTTTGTCTTGCTGcattttagtttatgttttgCTGTTACCTCTTAGAAGCTTGAACTTttctacagaaacagaaagtgagTGGATCCAGGGAGTAAGGGAGGAACTGAGAGAAGTAGATGGAGGGGAGACTATactcaggatatattgtatgagaaaagaatctcttTTCTATAAGGGGGGGTGGTAAGAACAGCCAAGTTCTTTGTTCATGCTACTGGTTTTCCCAATCAACAAGGTGGAATTTAGCAATACTGAGATTTCAGAGTGTGTCTACTATTTTGATACCTTACCTGTGCAAGTAAATACAAATACTGGGAtccaaaataaagataattacaAAGATAGAACAAGTCTTGGCTTCTTCAAAGCAGAAGTTGGAGAATTAGGGTGGACATGTGAACATAGCACTCCCCTTAAAGGTTTACTTTGTTgttgtatgtttttctgttttcttttggttttggcttttggggttttttgagcAGGACCTCACTATATAGATCAATTTGGTCTTGAAATCACAAAagcccacctgcctctctctccaaaACTTGGCTTTCCTTAAACGTTTTTAAtgactttctatttcttcttgatTTATCTGGAAACTAGTATAGAACACAAGTCTTCGTATTCATGTTTCACATTACTCAATGGGTTCATCCCTACATCCCAGGAAACAGAAAACTAATACATCCTTTTACCATTTTCCACCTTAATACTAAGACTACCTGTTAAGACCCAGCATAGACATTGATCCACACAAAAGAATCCCGGTACTTCTAATCAAGGCCTCTTACATTCTCTTCCAGCATTATGTGCCAATCCCTACAGAACTTACCAAACGAGTTTATGTCATCTTATTTTTTGCAGTATTGGCACCTGGTACAATGTCTGTAATATAACACATGGGCTTGTGTGATAGGTTCATTTTATCGTGCATAACTTAGGCAGTTTTAGCCAGAAGACCACATAGCTGATGCTCTGACTTTCCTATCATATTGCATGAGGATGTATCAGATGGTAATTTTATcataatatgtttttaaagctatttatGTTGGTTGAATGAAAGAATGATCAAACACTGGGTTATAATTAGCTGCTATCATGGAACATGTGGAAATGTATAAGGGAGTGTACAGTGCTGGGTCATAGTTAACTGCTACAATGGAATGTGTGGAAATGTATAAGGGAGTGTACAGTGCTGGGTCATAGTTAACTGCTATAATGGAATGTGTGGAAATATATAAAGGAATGTAAAGTGTTGGGTCATAGTTAACTGCTATAATGGAATGTGTGAAAAGCAGAATAACAGCTGCATAAAGGAGTTCATGTCATAATTCCCAGAACTGGTGACTATCAATTTACAAGGTAAAAGAACTCTGGAGACGTAATTTGGTTATGGATTTCAAGAGAGAAGAATTTCCTCTGGATTAACTTGCGACATACTCTGACTGGATGTATATTTAAACACTTAagccctttccttctctgagtcagagagaggagggatgagaATAGGAAATAGAGAAGTTTTAAGTGTGAGAGGGATTCAACCTGCAGTTGGCTTTGGAGACAGTGAAAGAGGTTCATGAACAAAGGGATTCTAAGTGCTGGGAACACCCATAGCAGACATCCACCATGAAAACAGGGATCTTACTCTTGCATTTGTAAGGAATTCAATTGTGCCAACAACTTAAGAAGCAGAAAACAACTTCTCTTCTAGAGCCTCTGGAAAGGAATGCAGCTGGCCAGCACTTCAATTAATCAGATGAAACTTACACCAGACTTCTGACTACAGCTGTATAATACAATGAAGCTGTTTCAAGCCCCAAATTCATAATAAATTAAGGAAGGCAAGGGAATATAATATATAGCCAGAAAAGAGGAGTGGGCAGGGTTTGgaggcacatggctttaatctcaaaactcaggaggcagaggtaaataGATACTGAGTTTCAGATCAGTCTTGTGTACAACGGGAGTTACCAAGCCAGTCAAAGCTATGTGACAAGAAATTGGTACATGTTTACccaaaaaatgtgaaaaaaagagACCAATCTCCTTGAAAAGTGACTATGCATGGGGCTgcttaaaaaacagacaaacaaaaacaaaaacaaaaaaaaaactcctgaCAACAAGCCAATCTAAATATACAATTTGAAGCAGGAAAACAAGAAGTCAGAATAAATATAATAACCCCTTTTAATGCTGACTGCTTCTGCAAAGAGAGAACCAAGAAGAAGAATATGGTATTAAATATAAactataattttatgtgtgtccCAAAGGCTAAAACTACAtatgaaagaataagaaaaaagggCTGGCCTAGCTATCCATGAAATTTCCAAAAGCATCAAGATCCTTGTGATAAAACTACCATCTGGCATATCCTCATGCAATGTAACAGGAAAGTTAGAGCATCAGCTATGTGGTCTTCTGGGTAAAACTGCCTAAGTTATGCATGGTAAAATGAACCTATCACGCAAGCCCAGATTGTGGACATATACAGGATAACTACCTGGCCACAAGAATGCCCAtgtcataaaaaatgaaaatcagaataAGGACAAATGTTATTGTAGAGTTTAGAGGACCAAAGATTTATGATAATTAAATGTAACACATGATGATATAAACAAATGAAGGCAACACAGGGCATTGTTACAAAAATTtggtgtataaaatattttacataacaaTACTGCAGTAATACCAATGACCTTGTTGTTCAGATATTTGAAGACATATTTAAGGATGAAATATGGTTAGCAaaagtgcatatatatgtatgaatatatgtatgtatataaatagaGACTTTATAGGTAAACTACAAACAGATTGCATACGAAAGAgtttaaacatataaaaaggaaaaaggtatTTAGACAGTTTATccttatattaaatataaatcttattggtaaattcagaaacaaatcattgcattcacatttttgtccGAGTGATTTctaaaaaatacaacaaacaaaatagGGTATAGGTAGGctgggcaagatggctcaggaggtaaaggctcTAACCATCAAACCTCACAAAGAGgtgagtttgattctcaggaccCAGCAGTTAGAAGGAAAAAACATGTTTCTTAACATACCACCTCTCACTTCAAATAAACCATAGAAtatatgcccacacacatatgcatgtaccccaatcacacatggacacaaaaaagaataaacaaataaaatgtcatcTAAAAAATATTGAATGGGGTAGGCATGGTAGTGTATACctttccagtactcaggaggcagaggcaggtggatcactgtgagctcaaggacagcctggtcttctacaaagtgagttttgggctacccagggctacatagggagacctgGTCTCAATAAAAAGGTGCCTAGAtgaaagaactgaaaaagaaactCCATTTCCTAAAATGTGGACCTGCTGTACCCATATTGCTAGCAAATAAActaggttttaaaaaaagatttttaaaaaaggatcacAAATGATAAAAGATGTGTCCTATACTTTACTACAGATATAAAAGTTTTACACAACAAAGTAGCAcatttagcagatatttatagacccTTATATAGAACAGTTAGAATATATAAACCCtttacaaacacacaagaaacagTAGTGATTATGTTCTCTTAAGACATAAGGCAAATTTCAACAAATATGAAACAATGTTTGCACTTTGAAATTAAATGTGAAATAAcgaaagattaaaaaaatccaTAAGTCCACACCTCAGTTTGTAAATACGGTCTCCCAGTGGCCCAGTCAAATAGAGAAATGGTCAATGGGGTAGAAAATATAAGATGAGCCTgaaagtaaggaagaaaagaaatgttaaaataagTCTGAATATCTGTCAAAGAATGGTAAGCATGACAAAGGATAGAGACGacaaactgaataaaataattatgataGCAAAAGGCTATTAACGAAATAACATAAAAACTTAGATgtctaaatataaaaatggagaaaagctttcTCTTCGGGTAGAATATAAACTAGTGAAGATTCAGTAAAAACAAAGATGGAGCTTGAAGCATTCTTTTTGTAGTCACAGTAAAAACATTTAGTCAAGAATAATGAACAGATGCAAAAATACAGAAGATAGTGTGACAATAAACAGCAAAGTTACAGTCTCCAAGTATTCATGGCAAAATGGTTGACAGCAAAGCGAAAACGGTGGGTTAATCTAGCAGAACCCCAACAACTTAGCCAAGAAATCAATGTTGACATGACATGTGTATCATGagcaagctctgagtttgagttccAGAAACCCTGAATGTAACTTCTGTGGTCTTCCTGCCAACACACATTATCAAAGTATCAAAATGgggaaatgacacacacacatctaaaccGAGGAGCCCCCTACAAAATAcgtctttttgttttgaaaaattgtCAATGTCAACAAAGGCAAAGAATATTGAGGAAATTGAAGACAATTCCTGATCAAGGACtggaaagacacaaacaaacaaaacctcaggtCATCCTGGATTgcaacttcaattaagaaaacaagCGATGTATGAGAAAGTATTTGTCCAAGTAAACACAGTGAAGAAGTAAGAAAAGCAGAAATACAGCTGCGAATTCTTAGGTGgcaaaatgaaagagaatagTAGAACATATGTGGCAAGACATTAGTTGATACATAATAAAGGGTATAAAGGGTAAGGTTCTACACTATCCTCATAGTTTAACCAAGGACTTCAATTCATCAATAAACATCCTAACCATGATTTTTTgcatttaaggaaagaaaaaaaagcttttggtttttgttttgtttgtagacAAGCtgtcattatgtagcccaggctagcctgactcactatgtaaactagaCTGTCTCAAACTcttagaaatccacctgtctctgcctcctggatacTGGAAATTTAAGGCATGCAGCACCATACCTGGCAAGAAAAGTTTTATATTACGAAACTCTATTGAGATGAACAGAAAGTATATACATTGCTTTTTTGCTGCAAGAAGGATTAAAAAGCTGAGCAGTAGTGGTGCATGATGCCTTTgttcctagtactcaggaggcagaggtaggcaatCTCTGtggtttaaggtcagcctggtctatagagcaaattcttggatagccagggctacataaagaaaaccaaaataaaataataataaaggactATACCTTAAAGTAGATTTAATTATAATTTGGTTaatgattttatgtttaaaagaatacataaataaatataaacttaaaaaaacaaaataaaaatgtcatagaCTGGGACTAGAGAGGAGTCAGAGGTtaaagagtgcttgttgctcttacagaggatggGGTACAtgttccaggacccacatgacaactccatctgtaactccagttccaggggatctgatgttctcttctgataTCTATaggtaccaggcatacacatggtacatacatacagacagacaaaacgcCCATACAATGACAtgcccaaatttaaaaaattcattagaCACATTATAAAGTAGTAATTGTtgaaatataataacaaaataatatatacaaacCTGTGAAATTCTTACCAGCTGTAGAGAATAATTTGTAGTTTTAAcctttcattttagaaaagaaatattaatcaGCTAGAGCCCAATCCActaaattagagaaagaacaaacaagaggaaactagaagaaaaatatcaataaaatgaccaagagagaaagcagggctggctggagagatggctcagtaagtaaactGCTTACTATACAAGCCCATAGACCTAAAAGTTCTACCTCTAGCTGGACACGGCCTCCAGGCGTCCCATCACAGTGCTAAGGAAGGCTGATCACTTGGGCCAGGTGAGCAGGCAGCCTATGTGATCAGGTCCCAGTAACACCTcttgtctccaaacaaaatagcatcaacaacaaaaacccaaccaagcAAAAGACAAAAAGTGCTCAAGTCCTAAAGCCCAATATTTGCCCTGCCCCCTACCCCCAAAGAATGTGGAAGtcttattaaaaatcaaaataaggacatttgttaaaaattattgtCATTTATCATCACATTGTCATAGGAATGAGGAAAATATACTTATGCAAGTAGATACAAGTTAttttgtgaaaacaaaacaaaaaattccatACCCATTCACAATAAATCCTCTGAGCAAGCTAGGAATACAGAGTAATTCCTAGCCAGGCagtggctttaatcccagcactcaggaagcagggacagtcgatgtctgagttcaaagccagcctggtctacagagtgagttccaggacagcctgggctacacagagaaaccctgtcttgaaaaaaaaaaaaacaactagttTTCTTAGACAAACTAAAAAAACCACACAttagaaagaaaggcagagacattACAATATAATTCAAAAATCAGCTTATTACTAGAAAAACATAATAATTCAGAAAGGATACTTGTTATAAAATTGGTATAAAAGTACCCACCATTTTCCCCTTTACTAGCAAAAATTAGAAAATGGGGTTTAAAAATGCTTACTTTCCAGTAAGCACAGAAACTATAATCAGTCAGCAGTACATTTTCTAAACTGCTTTACAGATCATGTAGTTGTTTTTAGTGCATACAGTTTCATACACTACAGAAAACACTTCAGTTTATCATTACTGCTGGCTTTTTTGGGTTTTGTCTGATTATTTTTGAACATGCCATTATCTTTTCCTCCtttgtgtgcatttttatttaaaaaaaaaaaaaagattaccttTAGCATCACAACTTCCGGGTGCAGGACACCAGCAAAAGCAGGGTAGCATTGGAAAGAATCTTCATGGTCTTCAATGGGTAAACTATTTTACAAACGCACCAAGGAAATGGAGCCATACTGCAATCCCTCACAgactgaaaaacaagaaaagaaggtgaaatcctttttcttctatcaCTTGTAGTCTGTCTCATTTTCCCTGGGCCTTTTCAGCTCCCAGCTCAATGGCGCATTCGTATTAAATAATTGGGTACACAGAATGAGGGAGTGTATTCTGCATAGCAGCTGACAGCATCAATTCTGGAACCAAGCGTTTTCTTTTGTAATCAAATCTCAACGTGGCCACTTAAGTGTCTCACAACTTGTGGCAACTTATAGGCCTATACAAGCATCCTTTAGTGGAGCTGTGGTTAAATGCAAGCATGTGAATCCTTTAGAAAAAGATGGCACCCACACAAATTCAACAAGTATCCTCCAACGCAATTGTGTATGCTTTAAATCACAGGGGAGAAATTACTTAGCTCTTTAAGCACTTCAGGCCCTGAATAGCCCCCTTTGTTTTCTAGGTAAGCATTTCTTTCCCTATTGCCATTTAAATTACCACATTTTCCCTTTGaatagaggttaaaaaaaaaaaaggagggaaggaccGGCCTATTGGAATGACAATCACCCGGTTTGAGGTGAAATGGGACTCCATTTTTTTATGCTTTACCAACAAACCTGACACCCAGAACGTTCACAATCCTCACTGTTATTCATGGACTAGCTCATGTAAGTATTTTCCTCTGGCTATGATTTGGTCACCTATCCTCCACACCTCCCAGTGCAAGACCTAACCACAGCAAGGACTCCATACAGATTTGTGGTACAAGATGAAGAAGGAATTGTGAGCCTTGAgtcaaacttgttttttttttttaacataagcCTCATTCAGATTAGCTATTAGTTTCATGAAAATAAGGATTAGAGTCTAAAAACACAAATAGTACTTATTTGGAAATCTCCTATGCTACTCGTTCATCAAGAATAAACTGCTGCGTACTTCTTAGCAAAACAGTCAAGGCCTACAGCCCTGTATCACACTTCCCTCACAGACTTAGAATTACAGCCATGCTGCCCCAGAACAATCTTGCCCTCTGGCTTTCATTCTGGAAACACTAGGCCTAAAAAGCCCCCCAACCCATATGGTAGATGTCAGTCACCCTTTAAAGCCCACCCCAaattcccccttcctctttgatGGTTCTTGATGGACTCCCCCCTTCCTCTTGGATGGCTCTTGATGACTAACAGGCATTCTTGCTCCATCAAGAGCCATCTCTACCCTCCACGATTCCTGAATACCTTGAACAAGCACATTTTTATGGTACTTGAGTTCGATCATCATATTATAACTTGTCTTCACTTACTAAATCCCGTCTTACTCAGGAAAAAATACCTACTTCTCAAAGCTCTCTTCACAGTCTCCTCTGTGCAGGCATTAGGCCTTGAGTACATCCTTACTTGAGCTaagcatttttaaatggaaaaaaattccaatatacacaaaaataGAAGAGTATAGTAAATCCCCACACAGTTTTAATTTATCAACCAGTGAACAGTTTACTTGTCTCTCCCTACACCTTGGCCTGTCACGAAAATCAAAACACCGCAGTTGTACAAATTACAAGTAACTCATGTGAAAATACTCAACGCAATCAAATACCCATTTCATCCaagcatactttaaaaaaaaagaaaggaaggaagaaagaaaggcttttCGCCGCCTgtacttgtttctcttctttttaaatttgtggaaagaacaggaaaacgGAGAAGAGCTGGGAAAAGGTACAATTAAGTTTCAGAGAGCCTGGATGTCccagatgagaaagaaagaatctgACCTGATTTCggctgggaaaaaaatctatttcactACTTCTCCGGAGGAGGAGGGTGCGACTTGAGTCCAGTAGATGCCGGAGGAGGCGCCGAGGGGAGAGTGGTACTACCTCCACTGGGAGTCCCTTCAGGATAATCCCACCGCGGAGCCAGGACACAGCGCTTTTTTGGAGGCTTGGGTTCCCGCGTGTTTCCTGGTGGGAGCGTGGATCTCCCGGAGGCACAAGGTTGGTCCCCCATAGGTATGACAGGACCAGAGCGTTAATTTCCTCTGGTGGGCCCTGCGCAAGGCCGAGATCTGAGATGGCGGATCCCCTCCAGGCACAGGGCTGGCTTCCTCCTGGTTTCGCTGTTACCGTATTTCCTGTATCCTGAGACGTATATCCCTTCTCCGCCTCCTCGGCGCTCCGCACCCCAGCCCATTTTAACCTTTCTACGAGAACGGA
It encodes the following:
- the LOC116888505 gene encoding uncharacterized protein LOC116888505 isoform X2, coding for MLKAHLIFSTPLTISLFDWATGRPYLQTEYYDVMTVISPPEFG
- the LOC116888505 gene encoding uncharacterized protein LOC116888505 isoform X1; its protein translation is MCTFLHSVLVERLKWAGVRSAEEAEKGYTSQDTGNTVTAKPGGSQPCAWRGSAISDLGLAQGPPEEINALVLSYLWGTNLVPPGDPRSHQETRGNPSLQKSAVSWLRGGIILKGLPVEVVPLSPRRLLRHLLDSSRTLLLRRSSEIDFFPSRNQSVRDCSMAPFPWCVCKIVYPLKTMKILSNATLLLLVSCTRKL